The proteins below come from a single Eubacterium limosum genomic window:
- a CDS encoding cobalamin B12-binding domain-containing protein codes for MNLTALTKKVVELEDEMVTRIVERALDLGAAPMEIVNAVNDGLDKVGLLYERGEYSISDLMMAGVIFEDILNMEGMQFPASQQEEVFADTILLGTIEGDIHDIGKTIFHSLAVSVGFNVIDLGVDVPAERFVEEARRCHPSIIGISAVLTNTVGAIQRAIDLLKNDPATKDITTIIGGAMVNIDIAAISGADAFAKTAKDGVAECIRLKKLFNEKRQDKKQ; via the coding sequence ATGAACTTAACAGCATTGACCAAAAAAGTCGTAGAGCTGGAAGATGAAATGGTGACCCGCATTGTAGAGCGGGCGCTGGATCTTGGGGCTGCCCCTATGGAAATTGTCAATGCCGTCAACGACGGGCTGGACAAGGTGGGACTGCTTTACGAGCGCGGAGAATACAGCATCTCAGACCTGATGATGGCCGGTGTTATCTTCGAGGATATACTGAACATGGAGGGGATGCAGTTTCCGGCAAGCCAGCAGGAAGAGGTTTTTGCAGATACAATCCTGCTGGGAACCATTGAAGGCGATATCCATGATATTGGAAAGACAATTTTCCATTCCCTGGCCGTTTCAGTTGGTTTTAATGTCATCGACCTTGGAGTGGATGTGCCAGCTGAGCGTTTTGTGGAAGAGGCCAGGCGCTGCCACCCCAGCATTATCGGTATCAGCGCAGTGTTGACCAACACTGTGGGCGCCATTCAGCGGGCCATTGACCTGCTGAAGAATGACCCCGCAACAAAGGATATTACCACCATTATCGGCGGTGCCATGGTCAATATCGACATTGCGGCCATTTCCGGTGCCGATGCCTTTGCCAAAACCGCCAAGGACGGCGTCGCTGAGTGTATCCGACTGAAAAAGCTGTTTAACGAAAAAAGACAGGATAAGAAACAATGA